One window of the Zea mays cultivar B73 chromosome 3, Zm-B73-REFERENCE-NAM-5.0, whole genome shotgun sequence genome contains the following:
- the LOC103649746 gene encoding uncharacterized protein — MTAGKFRGQLATACAIDGLNWMFPVVYGVIESESTEGWEWFMERLKEAIRIPPNLAICTDAGKGICEAVSNIFPQVEHREFMRHLVINFRKKFVGKVFDDHLWPASYSWTREDFETHMAPMEAARPDIKKFFSVWHKRLWSRSKFGEGSKVDYVTNNLVECFNNWIKKYKCLLIVDLLDKIRRMLMIKFRKRRRVGYSMAGIILPSIMSHLNEKSRNLHYDVESSSNTIAEVSGKDISGHFRHIVDLAAWTCTCRRWQVTGLPCFHAIAFITSLPNNKIADFVHPYYTVEKFKLSYAGVIPPLTDQAHWPKVNLGFRLHPPILRRTAGRQKIQRYKGSHEGGKKRAPSKCSICQGTGHRWRTCKRGQPDVDDEPKKKRRRNKKTSSVAVSNQLEGGTSNVAESNQLQVVESNVDASNTLEGA, encoded by the exons ATGACTGCAGGAAAATTTCGAGGGCAGCTAGCTACTGCTTGCGCTATTGATGGCTTAAACTGGATGTTTCCAGTTGTATATGGAGTTATTGAATCAGAGTCAACCGAGGGGTGGGAGTGGTTCATGGAGAGGCTAAAGGAGGCTATTAGAATTCCACCCAATCTCGCCATATGCACTGATGCCGGCAAAGGGATATGTGAGGCAGTAAGTAACATTTTTCCTCAAGTTGAGCATAGAGAGTTTATGAGACACTTGGTGATCAATTTTAGAAAGAAATTTGTGGGTAAAGTGTTTGATGACCACTTATGGCCAGCCTCTTATTCATGGACTCGAGAGGACTTTGAGACCCACATGGCGCCAATGGAAGCAGCTAGACCTGATATTAAGAAATTTTTTTCTGTATGGCACAAAAGGTTGTGGAGTAGAAGTAAGTTTGGAGAAGGTTCCAAAGTTGACTACGTTACTAACAACCTAGTTGAGTGCTTCAACAATTGGATTAAGAAATATAAGTGTTTGTTGATTGTTGATCTGCTTGACAAGATAAGGAGGATGCTCATGATAAAATTTAGAAAAAGGAGAAGAGTTGGCTACTCAATGGCTGGTATTATTCTTCCAAGTATCATGAGTCATCTCAATGAGAAAAGCAGGAATTTGCATTATGATGTTGAGTCTAGTAGCAACACAATTGCTGAAGTAAGTGGTAAGGATATTTCGGGACATTTTAGACATATAGTTGATCTAGCTGCATGGACTTGCACATGTAGAAGATGGCAAGTAACTGGATTGCCTTgttttcatgctattgctttcatCACTTCACTTCCAAACAACAAAATTGCTGATTTTGTACACCCATACTACACTGTTGAAAAGTTCAAGTTGTCCTATGCTGGAGTCATTCCACCACTTACTGACCAAGCTCATTGGCCCAAAGTGAATCTTGGATTTAGGCTACACCCACCCATCCTAAGGAGAACTGCAGGGAGGCAAAAAATACAAAGATACAAAGGAAGTCATGAGGGGGGTAAAAAGAGGGCACCATCAAAATGCTCTATATGCCAAGGTACAGGTCATCGTTGGAGAACATGCAAAAGAGGCCAACCTGATGTAGACGATGAACCAAAGAAGAAGAG GAGGAGAAACAAGAAGACATCAAGTGTTGCTGTCTCAAATCAATTGGAGGGTGGGACATCAAATGTTGCTGAATCTAATCAGTTACAAGTTGTTGAATCGAATGTAGATGCCTCCAATACGTTAGAGGGTGCTTGA